The Setaria viridis chromosome 9, Setaria_viridis_v4.0, whole genome shotgun sequence sequence taaaaatatcaaaataatttacaatttggaacagatggAGTACATCTTCTCTATGCGCAACTACTTCTTTCTATAATTATTAAATAACTAGTGATATATGGTATAAGGGACGCTTGAGGGGATAAATCCGCCATCAAGTACCAATAAAACTAAAACTAGTAACAACAACTCCAATTTATACCTCATTTAAGCTCTTACCTTTTTCTTTAAAATCCAAACTAAAAAAGATACCTCCAACCGGTCCTTTGTCCAAACCTCTTATCCAAACCTCTTACAATCATTTAGATCCTATTTGGTTGGACTGTGACTTTCGACAAAGCTGCTGTTAGCTGTAGAAAAACAGCTGTGGGATATAACATAAGGCTATTTGATTAGAgtagctgtgaaactgtaggctgtgtaagaaataatTGTAGTAGCTGGGAAATGTTCTTGTGCATTTAAATTTCTGTAATTTTTAGCACTTCTGACTATGGAAACGATGAACAGGGCAAGCATCAAACCGCAGCACTAGCACAGTATAAACCGAACATTGTGATTGACATTCTCTCTGTTTCTGTTAGCAATTACCAGCACGCCTTTAGCTTTGTGAGATACTGAACCATCACCATCTATGATCAATGCGATTGGGCTGGCCTGCAACATACTAATGATTCCTTATTCTGCCATGTTTCTTGTCTTGAATCTGAGGTTGAGGTCTTGATCAAATACTatacttgtgacttgtgaggagTTCAGAAACGAATTTGGAGATGTCACTGTCTGCCAATTACAGAGAACTTGCCAGCATTCCAAAGTCCAAGCAGGGCCTCGGCATGAGCAGAGTGCTCAAGGTGAGGTCACGCGCTGTGCTGGACAAGGGCGTGGGGCAGGCTGCAGTCACAGAAGGCttgctcggcgtcggcgaggcccCAGCGGTACCCTCAGAGAACAACAGCGCGAAGGGCCATGGCGGTGCCATGCGCGGACCCGGTGCGCCTCCTCACCGCCACGGTCATTTGTAGGGGTGGCggggtgcggcgggcggcgagcggtgggCGGCGGGTCGTCGGGGGCGGCGGTAGGACAGGTGCGCCTGGTGCGGAAGTCGGACGGAAATAGAACGGGGAAAACGAACCAGTATCTTCATaatcagtggcaggtgggtaatttttttgcCCCAAGAGCAGCTGAAAGCAGAAGGAATGTGCTTTTGGTTTTGTACTAGAGAAAAAACAGTTTTTTGCCTAAAACATCTGTGACTTTTAGGTCCTTTGGTTGATTTTAATTTTTGCTAAAGCAAAAGCAtgttggaaagcccaaccaaaagCACCTTTAAGCTCTCATCCACCCCCCAGACCCCCTTCCCTTCCACCGAGTTCTCATCTAGCAGTGCCACCAACTGCTGCGACTCACGCTCTGGCAAGGAAACATTCCCGATCAATGCCACAACCGTGCTGCCAACTGCCTCCCACAAAGCCGTGCTACGACAGTAGGAGAAATGACCCATCTTTAGTCATGAAATTTGAGCTATACTTCTTCATATGGGGAAGCAGGGGAGGTATATTAGGAGATATGTTGGAGCACGCACATAAGTAAGGGGTTAGAATGTGGATGAAAGTTCCTCAAGAAGTAGGAACTCAAATTGATCATTTGGAGATGCTGTAAGGTGCAAGAGTGTTTTAACCGCCGATGCATTGATAGGTACCTTCTCCCTCTCTCGAAAGCTGTAAAAACATAGCTCTAGTTTCAGATGGATTCGTCACTTGCATGTTCAACCTCTGCTTTGATAGTTGCGATCGCCATCGAGCATTGCTGCCCAAGCCAACCCCAAGCTCCGCTTCCTTAACCTGAGCTCCACCACCTTAAGCGTCGCCTACGCTTCCCCAACTCGAGTGCCACCTTCTTTCCACGTGCACCTCTACTCCCGGCCTCTACCTCCGACCTCTACCTTGACAATTACGGCCGTCGCGACCATCATCACTCCAGTCCACACCTCTCTCGAGCACCACCTTCGTGAGTGTTGCCACGAGCTCTACCTCCCTAAGTGCCGGCAATGGTGGCGGGCTCCTTATCAAGCTCGCCTTCAACGGCGGCGGCACCTCCTGATGAGCTTGATTGCGGGCACGAGTGGGGAGGAAACTTGCGGGTGTCAGTGGGATGGCGGCCTAGCTAGGGTAAGTGGGAAGAAGGGAATTCAAAGCTGATTGTTATTTGGTAGAGCTCCGCGTCAAATGTATACAATTTTCTCTGTGTTTATGGATTTCCTATGCGACCATTATGGTTCTATTGCACCTGTAGCAATGCGGACTCCATGAGCTGCTTCCTGTAACAAATTGGGGGGAGGCGAGAGCCGATGAAACGAGCGGGAAGCGGCGAAGCTGAAGCTGACCTACTGAATTCTAAAAAAGGGGTCTTATTCTAAGGttagtttcattgcacagttacCGAGACTGGTAACTAGGTATCTGTGCtgagtgtcatggggatgaaactcccctctcatctgatgaaactctccCTCTTAATTACCTTGCCcagtcagcaattttgctgatgtgtcATTGAATTTAATGCCATGAAACTCTCATGAAACCCTTCATTGAGACTAGCCTAATTCCTCTAAGAGGACCTAAGTCTTAATGGAGGTTTCATGAACATTAACTTCTATACCACATCATCAAAATTGCTGACTTGGTAGCgtaattatgaggagagaggaggggagaatTTCATCAGATGAGAAATTAGTTTCATCTCCTGACACCCATCAATCTCAGTTACCAAGTTTCCAATCTTAATAACTGCATAATAAAATTATGCCCGGAGACCGAAGACTCGCCTAAGAATTACAAGAATACCGCGACGGCGTCCGCCGGCGGCCAGCACAAGAATATATAATTCCCGCACACCGAATTGATCGAGCAACACCGTCTAAAatcttttattattatttttggcAGAAACAACCTTTGCATGAAAGATTCCTAGACGTACTAGTCGCAGACAAAGAAATTAAAGGGAGACACTATTTCTCAACCACCTCAAACTTTCATTTTTGTATCAAGCTGCAATCGATGAACGATAAAGGTTCGGCTGCAATCCCATGGTTTAGAGAACCAATTTTCTATTGTTCCTTTTCCTATATTCGTTTTTCCTCCTGCGTTTGTTTCCATCTTGCTGCGACGGCAGCATGACACGGTCCGTTACATATCATGAAATTTCACAAATTTTAGGAACGAGTTTAAGAGGTGCGAAAAAATTAAAAGTTTACAGAGAGTCTCGCTTGTGGCATGTGCCAAACACACGCCCGGTAAACCGTAACACGTTTAGGTTGCGGCGTAGTAAATTTTTCTTGCACATACCAAACAGGCCTTGCTAACCGGCCGGCAATATTACTCCGTTCACAGGGCTGAATTCCTGAATCCAAGCCCCACATACAAATATTTCAACGCCTGCAGTAGTATCATACTCATCTAAGTGCATAGATGCATTGTCTGCGAAGATGTATATAAGGCTCCGTTTTGTTTAGAATTTTTGGCTTCTTCGTTCAACTAATGCTCAGCTTGTAGTACTACTGCGCCGGCGAGCTAGAGCGCTGCTATATAAACATTCATCGTCTGCGTACATGAACATAGCAAAAAGTGAGTAAGGTTAGCTAGAAATGGCCATCGATTTCCTAGCTGCTACTGTGTTTGTGACACTGGCGCTAGCAACCTTGCTGCTCCGCTTGGTCTCCGGATGGAGGGCCGGCGGGGCGTGCGAGCCAAGGCTGCCGCCGGGATCGAGGGGCCTGCCGCTCGTCGGGGAGACGCTCGAGTTCTTCACGGCGTCCCCGATCCTCGAGCtgctgcccttcttcaagcGACGGCTGGAGAGGTACGGGCCGATCTTCCGGACGAGCCTCGTGGGCGAGGACCTGATCGTGTCCCTGGACCCGGAGTTCAGCGCGCTCGTGCTGCAGCAGGAGGAGCGCGCCTTCCAGATCTGGTACCCGTCCTCCTTCATGCGCGTCTTCGGCGCCGACAACATCATCACCGCGCTCGGCCCGCTCCACCGCCACATGAGGGCCCTCATGCTCCGCCTCTTCGGCCCCGAGAGAGCCTCCGCCTCGTCCTGCTCCGCGATGTGCAGCGGAGCTCGCGCGCCGAGCTGCGGTCGTGGCTCGGCCGACCGGACGTCGAGGTCAGGACGGCCACCTCCAGGGTACGTCGATGTCAGTGACATCCCCTCGGTCGAGTTGGTGATCTTCTGTAAACTGTACTGACAACCTTTCACGATGAAGATGATATTCGGCGTCACGGCCAAGAAGCTGATCAGccacgacgacgcggcggcgcaaGGAAGCCTGTGGAAGTGCTTCGACGCGTGCACCAGGGGCCTGCTGGCGTTCCCGGCACAGCATTCTACAAGAGTGCATGCAGGCCAGTGAACTTAACCAAGCCTGCAAATTAACGTGACCATCGACAAATATATATGCATCGTCGATGATAACGATCAGTGACAATTTGGTCTGATTCTCCTCATCAGGGGAGCGAGAAGGTTATGAAGATGCTGAAGCGGCAGCTCGGTGAGCGCAGGGACGCGGCGGCAGAGCGCGGGGCAGTGGATTTCTTCGATGTCGTGATCGACGAGCTGGagaagccaggatccgaaatgAACGAGAGCATCGCGCTGGATCTGCTCTTCTTGATGCTCTTTGCTAGCCACGACACCACGTCAATTGGGCTGACCGCGATTCTCAAGTTTCTCACGGACAACCCCGAAGCTCTGCAGGAACTAACGGTAAGTGAAATATTCAGTGGCTATTTGGTTGGCTGTTGCCACATCACAACATGCATGTCTTTTCAGGAGGAGCACGAACGTATCCAGAAAAGAAGGGCGCATCCAGATTCTGAAATCACCTGGGAGCTAGGAGTACAAATCCATGAAATTCACATCTCATGTATGGGCTATGACTGTTGgagtgtttcttttttttaatactaGTTCGTCaaccgtgctcccgcacggcttaataattttaaaaattatagttatttaaaaattagatttcctagctaataattaaaattatctaTCTGCAAATTttgtatttatttaatatttttacagTACTTTAGTTTTGATTGACTTTAATtggtaattactctatacactttttcatccaggTCCAAATATACTGTTTTCACCTAGCTCCATACATTACGTTTAACATTGAAAATTAGTATTTTTCATCAGTACCTctcatacatgtataaatggtctacacgACGACACACATCAtacatatataccttaacttagtgtttctatattaacaatgatagaaattgataatttagaatcatatatttatTTACTTTTGGATAATTCTGTACAATGAACATGTAGATAATTACATTAAAACTTAGATgcttactttaggttattttaataatgacatacgtgggtaatttagatacaaatttagaaaggaattttaagttatttttataaCCACatgtatggataatttagatgaagattatgggttaCTATAAATTATTTTTTGTAATGCAGAGGTAGGTAATTTAGCTTTTGATTTAGGGTTtactatattttctaaaaaaattacccgCCTATGCTATTCTGAAAACtatccacctatgccattaGAATATTgtcacaatgatagtggtggtaattttttttagaaaaatatgataGACCAATGGCTGTGATTATTAGAGTCTACAAGACTGATGTCTagatatttttgaattttttgagaatttccAAGCGCGTCTTGTGAAAATTAATTCGTGGTCtctaatttttaaaaataaggGCACATAGCTTACTATCAAAATTGTTACATTGAGCTCTCTCGCATTTGTTAAATATactaacacaatacttatatagatatataatttttatcttCGATCAATTGTGATAGACTTTGTTAAATATACTAACACAATTACTCTACAACGTCTTGATCCACATTtagaatctttcttttttttcccttgcatCGCACATatacgcttgaatttgtttaatggactctaagtttgagctatattAATTTTAACATGAAAATCTATATTCTTATCACTTTCTCTATTGATGTACCACTGGGTATacgtgatttggattcaaatttttaataatagcatatgcGGGTGATTTagatgcaattattttttgtaatgttagtggtgggcaatttagatgcaaatttaaggggttattcaaaattatttttgataatggcataggtgggtaaattaggtgaagattaggggttactttaatttattttatataatggtagaggtgggtaatttagatatagatttagagggttactttagactattttcataatggcataggtgggcaATTGTCTAGAAAATATAGTAAATCCCtccaatgactatgatgattGAGCCTACCGAATTGATGGCcaaatgttttgcttttttgagagaatttttaggatttctcgtgtccacctaggaatacTATGTGGCTTCATGTAGAGACTTTAAAAGGAGCCaatagtaatagtaagatagaaCAGTCAAAATTGAACTAGTCCTTAGTTATAGGTGTTAGAGTATATATCAAGGATCTGGAAGGATCTTGATCATTACACCATGAGGTTTGAACTTCCATGGGATTCATCTGCTTTCTGAATCACGTATGTAGGTTATACATGAAGCTCTTAGGCTGGCAAAGATCGCTCCGGTAGTGTTTCGAGAAGCAAAACAGATGTACAAATAAAAGGGTATGCATCTTTTTCCCACCATGTTCAGCCACAAACTGACAAACATACAGCTACATTTTCTACATGTTACATTATTCATTCAGGAGAATGGTCAATGATCTAACCTATCCATGGATATGTTGTGCTTACTTTAAACTTACACGTGCAGGTTACACTATACCACAAGGATCAAAGATCATGATCTGTCCATCTGCAGTTCACTTGAATCCGTAGGTTTACGAGGACCCATCAGTATTCAATCCGTGGAGATGGAAGGTACGCGGAACTCGCGTCAACACCAAGATTTTTGACCTAAAGAATTTGAAAGGGAAACATATCATGTTGTAGTAAACAGTAAGCTCAATGCAGTATCTtttgttgatcatcatcagtgtCACATGTATGTCTGTAGGATACTCCTGAGCCGGTTGGATGCTCCAAGGATTTCATGGCCTTTGGAGGCGGTGCGCGGCTATGTGTGGGTGCTGACTTTGCCAAGCTGCAAATGTCCATCTTCCTTCACTGCTTACTCACCGAGTACAGGTACTGCATTTAAAAGCACACGTAATGTAATATTGTGGAAATTTCGAGCCGTATGGAAAGTTAATGGTAAGTTGCCATGAGCAGATGGAAAGCCATCGGTGGAAGTACCATGGTGTTCTATCCAGGACTGCGATTTCCAGACGGCTTCCACATCCATCTTCTTCCAAAAGATTGAtgtgcttttattttttttcaaaagattgAAATGGCTATTGACAGTTTCAAGCATGGGTATGCTTTTATGTTTCAAAATGTTGTTGAATTGTGTGTGTGATCCCATCGATCCTGAACCGTCCGATGCCAGTTCCCTGAACCGTCATCGCCGTGTGCATGAGCGGATGCAGCGGTTGCCGCTCATGTCCACCTGTAGCAACTCCCTCCACGACTTCATATATATATGTACTAGTCGTCATTACAGTAACAGTGTCAAGTAGCAGTAGCAGGAGTTGGTGGCCATttaccctaaaccctaaaccctaatcAATAAAGAAGAATCATTCCCCATTCATTGTCTCTCACGCAATTTTCAATAATTTGCTAGCCAGTTGGTGGCCATTATCAAATTATGTTTGTTCAGTAACAAATGCCccattcttttcttttgttaaattaaaaaaaagatccCCACGCGTTGCGAGATTTAACCTTTATACAGATTTTGCCAGCAATTAGGCTAAATGTTTTTAAGTACAAGATACAAATTTTATACCAATGGACTCTACATAAGGTCACTTTTGTTTTCTCACTATCACTGACTGTAGCATAAAAGAACAAAATAATGACCAAAGTATGGCCTCGGAATACCTTTTGAAAAAGAGCTAGCACAGATCATCTAAATCACTAAATTGCTGTTGACCAATAGCATTTTGCAAatgatttctttatttttaatccTACATATAAAATTAACATTCTAAAATCATACTTATTCAAAACCTAAGCACACTATTTTTACTTAGACAAAATCTAGCTTTTGTCTTCTGAATTGTGGAGATGGAGCAAAACCTGGAAAGCCTACTAGCTGGCGGGCTACACAGCTACCAAGACGCCGTGCAGCTGCCGCTAACCCGCATAACCGCCGCACAACATAAACGTGTCGAAACTGAAGTCCGATCCGGAGAAATTGCCCCGGATCGAGAAACAACGAATTGCAGCCTCGGCTCATGTCGGCAAGCACTACTGCGACAGGAGTAGCGGACAGCATCAACACAGAGGAGACCCGGAAGCTGATTGGCTGCTCCGGCGTTGGGAACCCAGCGACGTTCCTGTCCCGTTTTTGCCGAGAGTACCTGGTAGAAAAGTACAGAAAGACCAGCATTCCACCAGCAGCACGGTGGAGACGACGATGAAAAATTCCATGGCACACAATCTTGTCGCTAGCTCCTGCAGCAGCAGGAGTCGCACGCAGCAACGCAGAAGCAGCTCGCTCGCCCGGTCCGTTCGATCGGGGCCGGCCGGCACGTCCACGGCGGGCGACGACGACTAGCTACTACTGCCGGGTCCGGGTGCCTGGGAGGCTTGGAGAGAGGCGAAAGCTACGTGTTCACAGAGGCAGACATAGTCGTCTGAGGCCTGACGGTGATCGTGCTGATGCCGTCAATTCACTCGCTTTCTCGAGTCATTTTTCCTTGCTGGATCGATCAGGAAGGATTCAGGCTACTATTCTCCAGGCGAGCAGAGCAAGCAGCCGAGGGCCGGGCGAGTCAGCGGAGCGGACGACACGTGCTACTATTCTCAACAAGTCTGAACGTTTGGCGGTTGCTAGCACAGCTGCTGCCGTTTTTCTTCAGATTATGTTTTTGACGCGCTGTCACAGAAtcgaagagaagaagaagacgcgTCGCCGACTTGGCGATGGCATAGCATAGGGCAGTACGTCCTTCTATGGCACTAGTTTTGCAGAGGGGAAAGGTAAAACTGCACGTGGATCATATCGATCACGAGGAGTTTGGATTGGCACCGGGTGTGTAGGCGTGTTGAATTGTGCACCACTTCTCCCCTGTCACGAATCATGTCTACGTATCTCGGGCGGCTGATGATCTTCCCATGCATGCATCTCCTCCCTCCCAAGTTAACGCCGACCGGGCCACCAATGGCATCGCggtataaaaaaaaaatatagcgACGCGCATCGGTCAATGACAGCAGTATATTGTTTTGTCTTGCACAGTCAAAAGGAGTTCGTTTTtgtttggtaaaaaaaatatcacGGCTAGCGTCCGGACGTCCGATGTAAATTTTCcctccgttgcaacatcaaaataaaacatCTGCTACATCGAAAATCTATAGCTgtaacattgaaaaatatgtgaaaaaaTAACTACATCATTCGATTCCGGGATAGAAAATTCCAgccgcaacatgaacactaagtttcatgcaacattcactatGAAACATGCGGCAATAATAGTTGCAATGTCAATATTTAACTATTGGAACATACGTTGAGGCGTCCGATTTTTTAAGATTCCGGATGTCTGTTCTGTAGTATTACGGAAAAAATATTGCAACGGTGGCCCTAGCTAGATATGCAACAGAGAAAACCATACCCGACAAGGTGACTTTGATCAAATAATGGTAGGTGCGTTGCATCGTGTCCATGCACGCAAAGCCTTCTCGCATGTATATGATGATGGTAGGTGTAAGTACTGTAATCTTGTTTTAGTGTCGGCAAGTCAATATTGGTGTTGGCACATAAAGTTGTTGATTTTGAAGTATGAAAAAGTGGGTACGGAGATGTGTGAACGTAGGTAAAAACCCCTCGACCGGATACAAGGCATGCATACAGGTTCAGCAAGGAAATTACTCCTACCATACGAATTAGCAGCTTCGCGGAACGCGTACACCGTACGTGCGCTCCCCGTGCTAAATGAACGCTAGCTGACGGAGCGCAGTCCACGTCGATCGGCGAGACGCCTCCGCCGTGGACTAACGTGGGCCCCGCTAACGGCAGGCCTACGCCGCCGTTAAAGCAGGCGGATCCTGGCTCCGAATCTTCGCGCGCCGCATATGAAATAAGAGCAGTTCGACGACGTTGATAAATAGGGGTCCATAGCACCCAAAGAGCTTCCATCATATCATTAGCTGATTAGCCTCAGCTCCTAGGCACTGATCTCCCTCTCCATCTCTTGTTCTTCTCTGCTACCTCTCGCTCGGCGCTCGCCATCGTcggtcccaatgttccattcgTTGAGCTTGTGAGAACATGGGAGCTGCGGAGCACGGCGTACGGTCACCACCGCGGCTCGGCGTTCATGGCATCGACATCACAGCCTGCCGCAATGTATGCATGTGTTGAACCGGCCTTCTACTCCGATCCTCTAGTTGTTTGGATTGGATGTTTATCGATCTTCCATCGATTTCCTTCCTAGGGTTTGCAACTAGCAGTTGTCATACAAGGATTGGCATATATAAAGTTATGCACTTAGCTGGGTGTATGTAAGGACACCATCAAAGTCCACAGAAACACTACAATAGAAAAAGAATTAAGTCCCCCCGGCCTCACCGATCATAGGGCTTTTTTTGAAGCAGAAATCACCATTATTCCAGCGAGCTTTTTAGAGAGACGATGAGGAGGTATACTAATAAACAATATATCTATGCAGaggcaaaggagaagaaaagaggaaggaagagcAGGCTCTGCcctcggcggccggcgacggcagccAGCTGCAGCTGGTGATGCCCCAGGACGGGTATGAGTGGAAGAAGTACGGCCAGAAGTTCATCAAAAACATCCAGAAAAACAGGTCTACATTTCTTACGATCCATCACACGTACATAACAGCattttctttcttcaacaaTTTATATTTTAGCATATACTATCTTgtcttgttaaaaaaaattggccCTGCTATCATGGAAATCACGTATTTCggaggtatatatatatagttataTACTCTGGTGAAGCCTGGCTGTAATAAATCGGATTATCATTTATTGACCGACCTAACTTAATCGAAATAATCCCGCTAGTCCTAGGAACAACTCGCATACCATCTTTACATCATGGTAACCATCACAGGTAAACATATGAGAGCAAATTTCTAATTCTTGTTTTACAAGTCTTGATCAtctaaaaaaatcagaaattaTAATTACAACATATAAGCACTAGAATACGAGAGTTTCACCAATTAAAGTAAGGTCCTTGTTAACTTAGATTTAGCTTAGATCTAGGTGGCTATCCTCTCATATTTTTCTTAGATTGAGAGTTAAATCGCAACAGAAGATATAAAGTAATAAGGTGCAACAATGATGTTCTTGCCCATCCCGTGCCGAATCCGGTCAAGGCAAGGTGAGACTTATGCTACTTGGCTTACCAATCTCATAAGCAAATCCCATATTAAGTATGTGGTTTGTACGGAATAGTGCTCAAGAGACTAGCAACCAAAGAGACGGGCCTTAATCGACTCAAGCAAGCCATTTGGATTCAACTCCCAACATGGTCCTACACACTTGCCCAAGTCTCGAATCATCATTCAAGGTTGCTCATCTTTTAATTGTTGGAAGTTACAGTAATTATGGGTCAATTTTTATCGGATGTTTTGGATAATTTGAAAAAGGAATCTAAAGGGCTCCAAAAATTGGTAGTATAAATAAGGGCGACCCATTTTGCTTGGAACTAGCATTATAGTTATTCCAAGTTTGAGATGAAAATTCTTCTCGGAAGGGTACTTTTGAGTCTTCGGCTAACCTGTTTAGGTCTCTAAAAACTAAATTCAAGTTTGGGGACCCAGGAAAAATACCTAAATTCAAGTTTAGAAAAGTACTAATTTATCAAGCCATCCCATAGTATAGGTTCAATAGTAGAAATCTAAGTTGCTTCACAAGGTACATGCTAAAAGTCaagtttttaatttaatttcaaGTTTAATGATAAATCAATTGATCTCAAATGATGCAATGATGCTAGATATGATGCACATGTATGCTCCATAACGTGATTAACTATTTTGGATTGTTACACTGGCTTTCAGAGTGAATTTCTTCAAACTCAAGTTAGAGCAAAAGAAATCACGCATGCATTATATATTACCGCGCTGGTTTTAGTTTCAAGCTAATAACTCTGGATCGCGTGGCTACTTAACGGTGCATGCAGGAGCTACTTCCGGTGCCGGCACAAGCTGTGCGGCGTCAAGAAGAAGGTGGAGTGGCACCCGAGCgaccccgccggcgacct is a genomic window containing:
- the LOC117839957 gene encoding probable WRKY transcription factor 4, whose product is MASTSQPAAIGKGEEKRKEEQALPSAAGDGSQLQLVMPQDGYEWKKYGQKFIKNIQKNRSYFRCRHKLCGVKKKVEWHPSDPAGDLRIVYEGAHQHGSGAAPSSAKGAAAGASNQYELGAQYFGGARSH